TAAAGATGTAAAAGTCCACTAACAAACTTCTCTAATAGTGGTTTTATATGTTGTACTATGTTTGAAAATGAATCAATCGATATCATTTTGTAGTATTTATTGGTTAAAAATGACAACATGATTTATTGGTTAAAAATGAcaacatgataatttttttttccattttgctattaataaacaacaacatcaaaaacaacTTTAATAATGGCAGGTtcaatttttttgtgaatatttaccccatatatatatatatatatatatatatatatacatatatatatatatatatatatatatatatattgtttttgtatcccatgataaacaaaataaagatttaaacgtaatgatgctaaaaatgttaaatgatgcTTAAAAAACACTGATCCCAGATTTCAATGGATGTAAACACAAAAATTTACTTTGTAAAATGAACCTACCCTGAGAAATATTTACTTGAGTGACAACTAGACCCAGCCCCTAAATAATAATACACttctttatattataataattgtagtttttagtaaattacataaaatattaaataatactacatttaaataaatgttttaatgacgTTTAAAAATTTCAAATCAGTTTAAAAGCTATTGGCTAATTTAATAACTATTAACTTACTGTTTTTCATCCGAATTGAGCTCATGCATGGAATATTTGTaagtatatttgaaaatatgCACAAATATAATATCTAAgtttgttaacattttaaatttgatcTGTCATATCATTTGCAACTGCGAGCATCCGACAAATATTCGAGTTATGCAAGGCCAGACAGGTGAAACAGAAAGAGGTTACCAGAGTTTATTTCTGCTAGCGGCAGAAGCGCACAGGGGGGCACGCCTTTGCTACACAAACCACGCCCAATAACTAATATCTGCGTTCTGATTGGTGGGCGCGACTAACGGGGCGTCGACTTCCGGTATGCGGAGGCTGGAATTTCAGGTTTCTCTCTTGTGTGTTTCGGGGTAACGGTGACGCGCGTCGCCCTGAACACCGACTCTTTTTCATTTCTCTGTCTTCATTCATTTGCCTGCATGTGTTTAGTCTTAAATAAGTATGACTGAGAGCGCGGGGAATAAAAATGAGGATTGTCATGCAGCGAATGGTGTGAAAGCAGGAAGAAATGGCATGGTGAAgaaccatcatcaccatcatcagtgTCAAAAGCAGGAGGAGGTGAGGCCACATAATGCATTGAGATCTTTGAGGCATGCATGGCTGATAGTTGATATCTGCTTGTGCAATTAGTTGTACGATGAAAATTATGATGCATGGCAACACACTGCTTCTGTTCTCAAGACTTTGTGTGCCAGGATTGTGCTCAGTTAGTGCATCACATTCAGTTTCACGGTTTATGCATGGTCACGTGTGGAAAAGTAAAGTTTGACAGCCAGATGAGATGTAGACTTTCTCctgataatattgttttatgagcCCTGGCCGTAGCAGTATCAAAAATACGATGATGTGGCTAATGTGAAATTAAGTAAAAACTCGTCTGGATAAACTGCTGAACCAGAAAGTTAATGTGCAACCTCATGCTGCTTATGCATTCGTGCAAGTCAAATGCATTGAAAACGGCTAGTCAAGATCTAACTTTATATTTCTTGTGCTGTATAAAACACGGCAGTAGTTTTAGTAATAAACAGTATCATTTACAATTATAATCTGTATGTAGTTTatgtgaatattttcatttatatcactaaaaataatattagtaaatggaaatgtatattagtatattttatttaaagttatagaaAAAGATCTATAGATTGATCAAAAAAGCCCTATATAGGtaataaaattttactttttttttatttgactggtctgtgtattaaatatattatggaTTTGACATATATTAAGATAttcatatgtaaatattattaatattaacatctatattttatttcctttaagCTTGTAGATAATAAAACATCTACAAGTGGATCAGTGGATCTAATAGCTAAATCGCTAAATGAACTGAGGAAGGCAAGTCATGAAACTTGATCTCATACTATTGTCTTGTGCGGGTGATTGTGAGCAACTCATGATTCAAGTTAAACCTCTAGGAATTTTCTGTCATGTGCCTCCTGTACATAAGTGTTTTGAGTGGGAGAACGGTCCGCTTCATCTAGTCCAAGATATTCCATGCTTTGTTAATGTCACAGCTCCTTTGTTTATGCAACTAAACTGTCTTGTAAAGTCATATCAGCTCTTTCAACTTCTTCTGATCGACTCTCCATTGTAATGTTCAGCAACAGCTTTCAAAGGTATATTATCTAAGTTTTGCAAGTGTGTTATCGTGCATTTTTCAAAAGACTTTTCCCGTAAGGCGCTTTCAGCCTTGCAACTGAATGCAAAGTTGTGCTGCTGTCTTGGAGCTGGTGGCAGCTAACGTTTACTGTCAGTGTTGCTAGACTCCGTGGTATTTGTTAGCGGAGCATGAGTAGTCACATGTGCCTTCAAATCACAGGGTGTTGAATGAACTACTTTGTCTGTTTGGTCCAAAACTTGTGCGTGATTCTTTAGTGACCATGAGTTTTTGACAATGAGAGGCCAAATTTCTCTATTTAAGTTAATCTTACTTTTGCAAAGTATCTGTGAATAAAGCTTTCAAAAGTTTGTCATGGTTTCTGtgctaaactgtaaaaataaccaCAAGGAATCTGATGTTTCTGCAAATGTTTCCTTTGCACAGGCGTTTTACACATCTTGTAATCAGTAACCACAATGTGATGGTACCATGACTACAGTGTTTAACTGGGTTTTGCTTTACAGGTTTACCATGCTGCATGCAATGGAGAGCTTTACAGCAGGCCGTTCATCGAGTCCTTTGAGGAAACTCCCATGCTGGTCGCCGTGCTCACGTATATGGGCTACGGCATCCTCACCATCTTCGGATATCTGCGGGATTTCATGAGGGAGTGGAAAATAGAAAAATGCCACATAGCCAGAGAAAGGGAGGAGCAGAAGGTAAACAATGTCACGTGTGCATGGCGGgaaaaagcaaatatatacactactgttcatagaatttgttttttttttttattggaaagacattaatatttttagtcagcagaaaagaaatacatttttaaatatattccaatagaaaatgtttaataatattatacaatattacttttgtgtgtttttgtgtattaaattaatgcagccttggttagcattagagacttctttcaaacacagaaaaatcatactgaccccaaacctttgaatggtacaaaatgtaaatgtaaagatggacacatatatatatatatatatatatatatatatatatatatatatatatatatatatatatatatatatatggtttattgTAAACTTTCCTTGCAGTTTCATGTTATAAGgaacatttttaaagattaaattacaaaaattagaAGCCCtttaagctatttttaaatgattaaaactcaTATGCCTGAAAAGAGGGTGTGACTCCTTCAAATAATGAAGCTGTGTGAAGCATTTTGGTAAGTTTGAGAGGAAGAGGTTATTTTGTCAGAGGAAGGATATTGTGCCGTTTACCGTTATTGTAAAGTACTTTAGGGCACTGAAAGGTTGCGCTTTGTTTTGCTATGCACCTTTTATGGGTGTTGTTCTTCCTAAAATATTGGATCCAAGACGATTTACTCACCCAAATTTAAGGAGCTGTTTTCAGGCAATGAACAAAAAGCATCAAGTATGTAAATTCTGTCCTTGTTTTtcctttctatatatatttttttccaggaCTTTGTTCCACTTTATCAAGATTTTGAGGATTTCTACACAAGGAATTTATACATGAGGATTCGGGACAGCTGGAACAGACCCATTTGCAGTGCTCCTGGGGCCACGTTTGACCTCATTGAGCGCAGTTCCAATGATTACAATTGGACCTTTGAGTAAGTAGGCCATCTTGGACCTGAACAGGAAAACAACACCACGTCTTTTGTCTGTTTTACCTCCCAGAGAGAGCTGCTTtaatataatgattataatatCAAGGTCACTTTCAAGCCAATGTGCAATAAGCTTTCAAAAGTAAGGCTGCTATTGAAAGGACTTGCTTATTATAACCTGATGTGTAACATGAGGTGACTGAGGTTGCATTAGACTTAAAATCCAGTCAAGGGTTAGTTTTGGCTCAAAAtaaattttaagtaaatgtattgTGCTCTTTCAGGTACACTGGGCGAGTGGTGAAGGATGTGATAAACCTTGGCTCGTATAATTATCTGGGTTTTGCAGAGAACACAGGTGCCTCTGCCACAGCTGCTGGAGAGGTGACAGTGAAATTTGGGGTGGGCATGGCCAGCACCAGACAGGAAATGGGTGAGTGCTTATTGGTTACTGTTGCTTTTTGGGAAATATTGGGACATATGGCACATTTAAGCATTAAACATAGGCATGCAAgtcattttatttagcatttgtgCTATTGACATTATTGTTAGCTCAGATTGTGGAGAATACTAAGGAAAtgtgttcttttaatttttttgacattgtAAGCAACCACCTAAAATCCACCCAGAACACACTGGGAAATTAGAGGAAAAGTCCCaaagaaagtgtttttgtttgaaaatgtgacaTGCAGAGTAgtgaaatgaaaaaaagtaatgcaaGATCTAGAGATGCGTTTTTTAGAAGTTAGGGTTAGCGTTCGACTACTCTAGACGCTTATTAACTTTTGTAACTTGAACAAAGATTAAGATGACTATACAGATGATagtatgtgaagattgtttttaagttaatttcaatttaaagtttttatatatttcagagcctataaaattttttaaataatagcttTCAGTAATACTGTAATGTTGACTGGCTTTAATTAATATCTAAAATTTAgagaaaaaatgcatttaatagagaCATCAGTAGCAGTATCAATGATACTGACCTTTATTAAAAATAGGCTTTTAGTGAAAAGCTGCCATTaaacacatatttacattatagCATCTTTATGTAGTTTCTAAATTAATTTGGAGGTCCATTGTGAAATTAtgacaatataaataaattaaagtttttaaccatgattaattacagaaaaacgTGTTcttaaatagtaaataataataataatgttaacctTTTATAGATATTAATGTTGGTAATATTAGTTAATTTTACTGCTGAatatacatttcaatttaatttctaATTGTAAAGGCCCCCCCACCCATTTGGCCCCCTTCAAATTTTCAATTTGATAATCCGGCCCTCAAATGAAGACATCTATATATGGCTTTAGCAGCAGTGTTAATGGATGAATTTCAACATTTCAAACTTTTCTGACAGAGTTTTACAACAGCTAAAGCTAAACATGCTAATTAAATAACTCGAAGTTGtagataatattataaaaatactggGAAAGCTATCAGGCTGTCTCCAACATTGGTGGCATATTTTGTTCTGGTCAATGTAAAACGTTTTGCAATGAAACTGTTCTTTTCTCTTGTATTGCGACCTACAATCAAGTATAACGGATTATCGGAAAATAAGAAAACTTAGGGCTGGAGACTTGGTTCTGTCTTTTGGTTGTTGATTAGATGGAGGCAGAGTTGAATGCGGGCTTCCTGATGATTTATAAGAAAGGGGCAGGGTTTAAGTAGACTAAATGAATGGAGAAGTTTGCCATACGTCTGTTGTTTTTTACCGGTTGGTtcagttatgacattttgatcaGGATTTGTAAAGATTTGTGAATTATTCACCAAATGATCAATAAtgtgcatttagaaaaaaaaaatgatgccgATTGATTGATGCCGTCTTTTAATCTAGTTATTATATGGACTTATGTTGGAACTTTGTTTTCGAAATATACACAGGTGATGGTTCTCTAGTTACTGTTTACAGTAAGTGAGTGTTTGCTTGCGTTAgctgatttatttgtgtgatttgCTTAGGCAACCTCGACAGGCATGAAGAGTTGGAGAAACTGGTGGCATCATTCCTGGGAGTGGAGTCGGCTATGGCTTTCGGCATGGGGTTTGCAACTAACTCCATGAACATTCCTGCGTTAGCTGGCAAGGTTTTAAGTGCTAGACCATTTGGATTCCTCACTATCTTTCTCCTGCTTTGCCAGCTCCTCTATCCCTATCTCTTGCTGTGATGATCCACCCAGGCAACTCCTAAAATTCATAGGAGTGTCAGCACAGGCGGATCCCACCTTGACCTGTCGGTGCTTGTTTAAATGATACTTAAGTTCCTGTTGTGTGAATGTTTTCCTTTGTTGGTTTAAGTACACTGGGTGGATATGCCACATTTTATCACCAGTGCAGAGGGAGGAGATTAATGTAATGGTATTGATAGACCACCGGTTCCAACTCAAACAGTTTGTGTGGCTAACACAATGGAATGTACTTGATAAGGCAGAAAATCACCACAGGAAACATGCGTTTAGCAGCAAGTGCACCACAGAGATTTCCCAAACTTACTTCCTGTTGCAGGCCAAGAGAAACTCTAGTGGTTTAGCAATAAAATGCATGACATTCCAGATTTACATGGTCGAAACTGACATTGAAGGATGCATATTATTGCCAAGCGCAGAAACAACAGAGACAAAAGAAGCAGCAAAAAAGCTCATCATTTCAAAAGCTAATTAAATCCTAACCTATGATAtgtatgtaaaaaatgttttgattgtaaaataacgtaatgcattttgtaatatgacaCTTTAAACTGCCCACTTAGGGGGAGGAGACCacaaaaagattttaaagtaccatttccatggtaaTGCATTGTCAAATTTCTAAATGGTTTTCACAGGAGGAATTTCGAGGTTTTATGCTTTCAAATGATATCTAACTTAGGGTGATTGCTTAAATATTTGATAGAGTAAAAAGCCAATGAATTATGTAATGGCCGTGGGCCCACCTTTGTTCCGGTGACACttaagaggtaaaaaaaaaacgtatcattTTTAACATGCCCTAACATTCACATAGGGGAGTCACTAAGAAagtacttgtattcagcaaggttgcattacattttctgtttcaATTTCAAACAAATCCTGTTCTTTTTGTTCCACAAAACTTTTAAGCATCACTACTGTTTTCAACtgtgataataacaagaaatgtcatttgagcaccaaatcaacacattagaatgatttctgaaagatcatgtgacactgaagactgcagtaatgatgctgaaaatgattaaaatgattaaaacaatcataatatttgatattacaattaagaatttttgatcaaataaatgcattttcttaCAGTGACCTGACACAGTTTTTCTTGTTTGCAGGGATGTTTGATTCTAAGTGACGAGTTGAACCATGCCTCTCTGGTACTCGGAGCAAGGCTGTCCGGCTCCACCATCTGGGTTTTTAAACACAATAGTGAGTTTGCACTGACAGGCACTTCTCTTATCTTATCATCACCATATCTCTATGCCCTGAGTCCGTGTTCACAGCTGTTAACAGCACAAGGTAAAGAATAAACTATTGGTGCAGCTCCAGTGCACACAAAGCATGACCCATGACGCTGCAACTGCTCGAGGGGAAGCTTGACAGACCTTGAGCCAATGTCCAAATCTTGAAGCTGAGGTCTTTAGGTTTACTTTTTTGTAGTCTGTGGGTTGTTTTTAAGGCTTGTTTCTGAATGCCATTTTGGTTAATG
The sequence above is drawn from the Carassius auratus strain Wakin unplaced genomic scaffold, ASM336829v1 scaf_tig00005790, whole genome shotgun sequence genome and encodes:
- the LOC113071035 gene encoding serine palmitoyltransferase 2-like, which translates into the protein MTESAGNKNEDCHAANGVKAGRNGMVKNHHHHHQCQKQEEVYHAACNGELYSRPFIESFEETPMLVAVLTYMGYGILTIFGYLRDFMREWKIEKCHIAREREEQKDFVPLYQDFEDFYTRNLYMRIRDSWNRPICSAPGATFDLIERSSNDYNWTFEYTGRVVKDVINLGSYNYLGFAENTGASATAAGEVTVKFGVGMASTRQEMGNLDRHEELEKLVASFLGVESAMAFGMGFATNSMNIPALAGKGCLILSDELNHASLVLGARLSGSTIWVFKHNNMQSLEKLLREAIVHGQPRTRLTWKKILILVEGIYSMEGSIIRLPELIALKKKYKAYLYLDEAHSIGALGPCGRGVVEYFGLDSKDVDVMMGTFTKSFGAAGGYIAGRKDLIDYLRTHSHSAIYATSMSLPVVEQIITCMKCIMGKDGTTIGRSRIQRLAENTVYFRRRLREMGFIIYGNNDSPVVPMMLYMPAKIGAFGREMLKRNIGVVVVGFPATPIIESRARFCISAAHTKEMLDRALDVISEVGDLLQLKYSRHKVLPSLDRTVDEE